The following proteins are co-located in the Spirosoma montaniterrae genome:
- a CDS encoding glutamine synthetase beta-grasp domain-containing protein, with product MAKSKLEYIWLDGYKPTQSLRSKTKIEGDFSGKLEDCPMWSFDGSSTEQAPGGSSDCLLKPVFICPDPQRKNGYLVMCEVLNADGTPHETNGRATIDDDDNDFWFGFEQEYFLWDPETNKPLGFPAEGEPAPQGPYYCSVGAKNAFGRNIIEEHLDVCLDAGLNVEGINAEVAPGQWEFQIFAKGAQEAGDQIWVARYLLERIGESYDVAINWHCKPLGVDADWNGSGMHANFSNTALRTAGSKDVYDAICQSFAPVVKEHIAVYGADNHLRLTGKHETQSIDQFSYGISDRGASIRIPIATVERGWKGWLEDRRPNSAADPYKVAARIIKTVKSASELVAA from the coding sequence ATGGCAAAGTCGAAGTTAGAGTACATTTGGCTCGATGGCTACAAGCCCACCCAAAGTCTGCGTTCCAAAACTAAGATTGAAGGCGATTTCTCTGGCAAACTCGAAGATTGCCCGATGTGGTCGTTTGATGGCTCATCGACCGAGCAGGCACCGGGCGGCTCGTCAGACTGTCTGTTGAAGCCGGTTTTTATCTGCCCTGATCCGCAGCGTAAAAATGGCTACTTAGTTATGTGCGAAGTGTTGAACGCCGACGGAACACCCCACGAGACCAATGGCCGCGCTACCATCGACGATGACGATAATGACTTCTGGTTCGGTTTTGAGCAGGAATACTTCCTCTGGGACCCCGAAACCAACAAGCCGCTGGGCTTCCCTGCCGAAGGCGAACCGGCTCCGCAAGGACCTTACTACTGCTCGGTAGGGGCGAAAAATGCGTTTGGCCGTAACATCATCGAAGAACACCTCGACGTGTGTCTCGATGCCGGTCTGAACGTAGAAGGTATCAATGCCGAAGTAGCTCCCGGCCAATGGGAATTCCAGATTTTTGCCAAAGGTGCTCAGGAAGCCGGCGATCAGATTTGGGTGGCCCGCTACCTGCTGGAGCGCATCGGCGAAAGCTACGACGTTGCCATCAACTGGCACTGCAAGCCGCTCGGCGTCGATGCCGACTGGAACGGTTCGGGCATGCACGCCAACTTCTCGAATACGGCCCTCCGCACGGCAGGCAGCAAAGACGTGTACGACGCTATCTGTCAGTCATTTGCGCCGGTAGTGAAAGAACACATCGCCGTTTACGGTGCCGACAACCACCTCCGTCTGACCGGAAAGCATGAAACCCAGTCAATCGACCAGTTCTCGTATGGTATTTCGGACCGGGGCGCGTCGATTCGTATTCCTATTGCTACGGTAGAGCGCGGCTGGAAAGGCTGGCTCGAAGACCGTCGGCCCAACTCGGCTGCCGATCCGTACAAAGTAGCGGCCCGGATTATCAAAACCGTGAAATCAGCCAGCGAGTTAGTAGCCGCGTAA